In Danaus plexippus chromosome 9 unlocalized genomic scaffold, MEX_DaPlex mxdp_26, whole genome shotgun sequence, the following proteins share a genomic window:
- the LOC116767308 gene encoding TRPL translocation defect protein 14 isoform X1, with amino-acid sequence MCLTKMANSSQKIVYKLVLTGGPCGGKTTGQSRLSTFFENLGWKVFRVPETATVLLSGGIKFVDLSPDEAMKFQENLLKTMIQIENTFFELGRTCQRNCLIICDRGAMDASAFISKEKWEAMLNANNWNSVELRDNRYNHIVHMVSAANGAEDFYSTEEHACRSEGVELARELDYNAAAAWIGHPYFDVIDNSTDFDKKMNRLLACVCQRVGLDTGDRLNVNSKKRKFLVKPPLLPDAEFPPFQDFDVVHNYLQSDVRKAQVRLRKRGQKGHWSYIHTVRKFHPTNGQSVEVRTQLTHRDYLNMLPQRDDAHFTIFKKRRCFIYNNQYYQLDIYRQPTHPRCRGLVLLETYSGMYDQDALLASLPKFLTIEKEVTGDPAYSMYNLSLKEDWKTSTKYYSGSEGNGQTKCMNGHSTEKANGHIRNGHTEKVNGHDAKANGHGAKVIGHTYSKISSIGGDRNGYHKENGFGHINGDVTDADYNMKNTKARSPKIHKKDAVKV; translated from the exons atgtgtttgaCAAAAATGGCGAATTCATCCCAAAAAATCGTGTACAAGCTAGTACTAACCGGag GACCTTGCGGCGGTAAAACCACGGGACAATCCCGTCTCAGCACATTCTTCGAAAACTTGGGATGGAAG GTGTTCCGGGTGCCGGAAACGGCTACCGTCCTCCTAAG tGGCGGCATAAAGTTTGTAGATCTCAGCCCAGATGAAg CAATGAAGTTCCAGGAGAATCTACTGAAGACGATGATACAGATCGAGAACACCTTCTTCGAGTTGGGCAGAACTTGTCAGAGGAACTGCCTCATCATATGCGATAGAGGGGCCATGGACGCTAGCGCAT ttatatcaAAGGAGAAATGGGAAGCCATGTTGAACGCAAATAACTGGAACAGTGTAGAATTGCGTGACAACAGATACAACCACATAGTACACATGGTCTCAGCGGCTAACGGGGCTGAAGACTTCTACTCCACAgag GAGCACGCGTGTAGGTCAGAAGGCGTGGAGTTGGCTAGGGAATTGGATTACAACGCAGCGGCCGCTTGGATAGGTCACCCATACTTCGACGTCATTGACAATTCTACCGACTTCGACAAGAAGATGAACCGTCTTCTGGCTTGCGTGTGCCAGCGGGTCGGCCTGGACACCGGCGACCGACTGAACGTTAACTCCAAGAAGCGCAAGTTCCTAGTGAAGCCGCCGTTGTTGCCGGACGCAGAGTTCCCTCCATTCCAGGACTTCGACGTGGTCCACAACTATCTTCAGAGCGACGTGCGCAAGGCCCAAGTCAGGCTGCGGAAGCGCGGTCAGAAGGGCCACTGGTCATACATCCACACCGTACGCAAATTCCATCCCACGAACGGCCAGTCTGTGGAAGTCCGCACGCAGCTGACTCACCGCGACTACCTCAACATGCTGCCCCAAAGGGACGACGCTCATTTTACCATCTTCAAAAAGAGACGTTGCTTCATATACAACAACCAATACTACCAGCTCGATATCTACCGACAACCCACACATCCCAG GTGTCGCGGTCTAGTTCTTCTGGAGACCTACAGCGGTATGTACGACCAAGATGCTCTGCTCGCATCTCTGCCAAAGTTCCTTACTATTGAGAAGGAGGTGACCGGTGACCCTGCTTACTCCATGTACAATTTGTCTCTGAAGGAGGACTGGAAGACCTCCACTAAATACTACTCCGGCTCCGAAGGTAACG GGCAAACGAAATGTATGAATGGTCACAGTACAGAAAAAGCTAACGGCCATATTAGAAACGGTCATACAGAGAAAGTTAACGGCCATGACGCTAAAGCTAACGGTCACGGGGCGAAGGTCATAGGTCACACGTACAGCAAGATATCGAGCATAGGGGGCGACAGGAACGGTTATCATAAGGAGAACGGCTTTGGGCACATTAACGGTGACGTCACGGATGCTGACTACAACATGAAGAACACCAAGGCCAGATCACCAAAGATACACAAGAAAGATGCTGTTAAAGTATAG
- the LOC116767385 gene encoding DNA repair protein RAD51 homolog 4 yields the protein MLKLKLEDLLTDNELKSLNQNRITTLLDFLQEDTEKLSILTQLTLPQILEIRNNIFKKYSAEPINGTDLYITSITKRKSIQTGIKELDSILDRGIPSGIIEICGLAGSGKSQLCMQIAINCVKDSDNTILYIDTKGDFSALRIQKILDLNGYSHKDMAIIMLKIKIVRVWTIEDLIELIQKIKSGLIVVENLALVIIDSLPCLVFQHFGDDNKMGLHFLNRLVLLFKYLNKQLDVGVICVNVQTRWIDQDIPDYIDGESTSVNKGSNYIEKANRCLGKYWENIPAILLILKRSLESIDDNSLSIRISATNCNNPHVVKTCMLKVSALGVR from the exons atgttaaaactaaaattagaaGATCTACTAACAGACAATGAACTTAAGAGTTTGAATCAAAATCGTATCACTACTTTATTAGATTTTCTTCAAGAAGATACTGAGAAATTATCAATACTAACACAGTTGACATTGCCGCAAATTTTGGAAataaggaataatatttttaaaaaatattccgcAGAACCAATAAATGGAACtgatttgtatataacaagtataacaaaaagaaaaagcaTTCAAACGGGAATAAAAGA ATTAGATTCCATACTTGATAGAGGTATTCCAAGTggtataatagaaatatgtgGGTTGGCTGGCTCTGGAAAAAGCCAACTTTGTATGCAAATTGCTATAAATTGTGTTAAGGATTCTGACAATACAATTCTGTATATTGACACAAAGGGTGATTTTTCTGCTTTAAGAATCCAAAAGATCTTAGATTTAAATGGATACTCTCATAAG GATATGGCCATTATAatgctgaaaataaaaattgtgagaGTGTGGACAATTGaagatttaattgaattaatacaaaaaatcaaAAGTGGTTTGATTGTTGTTGAAAACTTGGCACTTGTTATTATAGACTCCCTCCCATGCCTTGTATTTCAACATTTTGGTGATGATAACAAAATGG gcttacattttttaaataggctAGTATtactattcaaatatttgaataaacaacTGGATGTAGGTGTTATATGTGTCAATGTGCAGACTAGGTGGATTGATCAAGACATACCAGATTATATTG ATGGAGAATCAACTAGTGTAAACAAAGGAAGCAACTATATAGAGAAGGCCAATCGTTGTTTAGGAAAATACTGGGAGAATATTCCagcaatacttttaatattaaagagaaGTCTAGAATCTATTGACGATAATAGTCTCAGTATAAGAATATCGGCCACAAATTGTAATAATCCTCATGTAGTGAAAACTTGTATGTTGAAAGTTTCTGCTTTGGGTGTgagataa
- the LOC116767308 gene encoding TRPL translocation defect protein 14 isoform X2, whose translation MCLTKMANSSQKIVYKLVLTGGPCGGKTTGQSRLSTFFENLGWKVFRVPETATVLLSGGIKFVDLSPDEAMKFQENLLKTMIQIENTFFELGRTCQRNCLIICDRGAMDASAFISKEKWEAMLNANNWNSVELRDNRYNHIVHMVSAANGAEDFYSTEEHACRSEGVELARELDYNAAAAWIGHPYFDVIDNSTDFDKKMNRLLACVCQRVGLDTGDRLNVNSKKRKFLVKPPLLPDAEFPPFQDFDVVHNYLQSDVRKAQVRLRKRGQKGHWSYIHTVRKFHPTNGQSVEVRTQLTHRDYLNMLPQRDDAHFTIFKKRRCFIYNNQYYQLDIYRQPTHPRCRGLVLLETYSGMYDQDALLASLPKFLTIEKEVTGDPAYSMYNLSLKEDWKTSTKYYSGSEGQTKCMNGHSTEKANGHIRNGHTEKVNGHDAKANGHGAKVIGHTYSKISSIGGDRNGYHKENGFGHINGDVTDADYNMKNTKARSPKIHKKDAVKV comes from the exons atgtgtttgaCAAAAATGGCGAATTCATCCCAAAAAATCGTGTACAAGCTAGTACTAACCGGag GACCTTGCGGCGGTAAAACCACGGGACAATCCCGTCTCAGCACATTCTTCGAAAACTTGGGATGGAAG GTGTTCCGGGTGCCGGAAACGGCTACCGTCCTCCTAAG tGGCGGCATAAAGTTTGTAGATCTCAGCCCAGATGAAg CAATGAAGTTCCAGGAGAATCTACTGAAGACGATGATACAGATCGAGAACACCTTCTTCGAGTTGGGCAGAACTTGTCAGAGGAACTGCCTCATCATATGCGATAGAGGGGCCATGGACGCTAGCGCAT ttatatcaAAGGAGAAATGGGAAGCCATGTTGAACGCAAATAACTGGAACAGTGTAGAATTGCGTGACAACAGATACAACCACATAGTACACATGGTCTCAGCGGCTAACGGGGCTGAAGACTTCTACTCCACAgag GAGCACGCGTGTAGGTCAGAAGGCGTGGAGTTGGCTAGGGAATTGGATTACAACGCAGCGGCCGCTTGGATAGGTCACCCATACTTCGACGTCATTGACAATTCTACCGACTTCGACAAGAAGATGAACCGTCTTCTGGCTTGCGTGTGCCAGCGGGTCGGCCTGGACACCGGCGACCGACTGAACGTTAACTCCAAGAAGCGCAAGTTCCTAGTGAAGCCGCCGTTGTTGCCGGACGCAGAGTTCCCTCCATTCCAGGACTTCGACGTGGTCCACAACTATCTTCAGAGCGACGTGCGCAAGGCCCAAGTCAGGCTGCGGAAGCGCGGTCAGAAGGGCCACTGGTCATACATCCACACCGTACGCAAATTCCATCCCACGAACGGCCAGTCTGTGGAAGTCCGCACGCAGCTGACTCACCGCGACTACCTCAACATGCTGCCCCAAAGGGACGACGCTCATTTTACCATCTTCAAAAAGAGACGTTGCTTCATATACAACAACCAATACTACCAGCTCGATATCTACCGACAACCCACACATCCCAG GTGTCGCGGTCTAGTTCTTCTGGAGACCTACAGCGGTATGTACGACCAAGATGCTCTGCTCGCATCTCTGCCAAAGTTCCTTACTATTGAGAAGGAGGTGACCGGTGACCCTGCTTACTCCATGTACAATTTGTCTCTGAAGGAGGACTGGAAGACCTCCACTAAATACTACTCCGGCTCCGAAG GGCAAACGAAATGTATGAATGGTCACAGTACAGAAAAAGCTAACGGCCATATTAGAAACGGTCATACAGAGAAAGTTAACGGCCATGACGCTAAAGCTAACGGTCACGGGGCGAAGGTCATAGGTCACACGTACAGCAAGATATCGAGCATAGGGGGCGACAGGAACGGTTATCATAAGGAGAACGGCTTTGGGCACATTAACGGTGACGTCACGGATGCTGACTACAACATGAAGAACACCAAGGCCAGATCACCAAAGATACACAAGAAAGATGCTGTTAAAGTATAG